GCCCTGTTTAATTTGGCAAAACCGTTTTTTAAGGTTCCTATCCAGAGATTTCCAATAAGGTCTTCCTGAAAACAGGTGCAATACTTATAGGAATTAATAGAGCAACTATCTGGCAGGAAATCATCGTAGCGCCTTACAGTGTAACCATCGTAACTGGCAATACCGGTAGCAAATGCAAACCACATTAATCCTTTCGAATCCTTATACACAGACTTCACACCCGGAGTCAGTAAGCCCTCTTTTGTTGTGATCTGCCTGATCTTTTGCACAAAATGTTGCGCTGGTATTCCATTAGCAAACACAATTGTCAAAAAGACCAGGATAGGATGCAGGTATTTCAGATGAAGTTGGTTTTGCATAAATTCAGCGTTTACTTCCCTGCGCTATAAACCGATTGAGTTCATGTAGAAAATAACCATATAAAAATTGAACTGCACAGTATTCTGATTGAAGGCCATTGACGCAGGTTTTAAGTTAATCAATCACACAGCATATGAACATTAATGGTTTTCAAAGGCCAAAAATACTCCAAAATGAAAGATTTGTCAAGGTCAAATGGAAGATTTATCAGGTTCTTAGTTGTTAAAAAATAAAAAAACCGGACTGCCTGCAATCCGGTTTTTCAACTTCGATCAATAATTTACTCCGTTTTCTTCTCCTCACCTTTATCCCCCAGGGCAAAACGAATGGGCGTATTAAACTGCACTCTCACTGCTTCTCCTCTTTGTTTACCGGGAGTCCAGACTGGCATGTTCTTGATCACCCTTACAGCTTCCTCGTCACATCCTCCACCAATCCCGCGTAAAACTTTAACATCGCTGATCTTTCCATCCTTTTCAACAACAAAAGTCACATAGACGGTACCCTGGATTCCTTTCTTTTTGGCTTCATCGGGGTATTTGATATTTTCCACCATGTATTTCATCCTGGCTTCGTCACCACCGGGGAATTGCGGCATTTCTTCAACAACGGTAAAAACAGGCGATTCTGCATCCTGGAGTTTTTGAGATTGATCCACAGGCGGTGCGGGAGGCACAGGAGGAGGTGTTGGCGACTCTTGCATCTGCTGCTTCTTGCTTTCCACCTGAGCCATTGTTTGCACAACCGGCGATGCAGTGAAAGCCAATACCAGCAGAAAAGCTACCGGTGTAACCAGCAAAACTTTGAGCTTTGCCAGTTGGTTCGATTTGTTTTTTGTCATCATGATAAATCGTTTTGTTAAAAGTGAATGATTGAAATTATTGGTCAGGTCGTTGACCTGGATTCCCAAAGTCTGGCCGAGCAGCGCCTGCTGGTAGCTGACCGGATTATATCCCGACTGCAACACTCCTTCGTCGGCAAGGTATTCATGCACGCTTTTTACCGAAGTCCGGTAAAACCAGATCACCGGGTTGAACCATTGCACGATCGTCAATAGCT
Above is a genomic segment from Bacteroidales bacterium containing:
- a CDS encoding M56 family metallopeptidase, which translates into the protein MNNLPLYLLQSGISLALLYVVYWLFLQKETFFAVNRAYLVLSVLFSLLFPMPGFKFFIPAGEETTFYVLLDAVTINASRIEQTFTHNRSALEHFVIIYLTGVAIFLVRFIFQILQLLWIVHKHGITKQDGLRIVFVDSNYSPFSFFNIIFVNRKEMNRENIREIIAHEQVHIRQNHSVDLILLELLTIVQWFNPVIWFYRTSVKSVHEYLADEGVLQSGYNPVSYQQALLGQTLGIQVNDLTNNFNHSLLTKRFIMMTKNKSNQLAKLKVLLVTPVAFLLVLAFTASPVVQTMAQVESKKQQMQESPTPPPVPPAPPVDQSQKLQDAESPVFTVVEEMPQFPGGDEARMKYMVENIKYPDEAKKKGIQGTVYVTFVVEKDGKISDVKVLRGIGGGCDEEAVRVIKNMPVWTPGKQRGEAVRVQFNTPIRFALGDKGEEKKTE